A section of the Acropora muricata isolate sample 2 chromosome 4, ASM3666990v1, whole genome shotgun sequence genome encodes:
- the LOC136915346 gene encoding uncharacterized protein, with translation MSDVAAGNDDSIHHASLKLSFIIKYLLPDVRADILALSHSTNPYPDGTPGSLLQSGSVAEGISLPNMLMRQPNGKHIPVKFLSDLDIMRCVGMEKGMMLETWKQNADLKPRFCRLLNPSNRRDVDGLYYSATRAKKKLTETFLSSLDHSYFSLPEVPEDRAAMLLEIRELPLTLDYVHAVCVDWPKEVNEWRERSRPSNWPSSELIEDVIKTGIHLVPKPHALSLQKDVEWRLAFSLPEIKLARSLREEQRLCYLAVKALYFMELKEPTGLKSYHLKMILFWVCEKTPSNLWTMNSLGRGFLVLLDELISCLREGRLPHYFVPELNSIELLKKEDLDVWVRKLEAIRADPVTFLVRFHDRYKRLSGLTLPLNEDDALNDTNRYAKGIRLVARRSESGDYNKAFTNALLEIGFCYAVEGKFLDMTHLAAHLESLKYEVTMDEAPIMMEGHLARVKLLIRFMEALVQYVSDNEEENPSHRMMVMVKISLARLQHEAANVTESPSHRDSFLTKAYEGFTKIVSSVHHDTSSALLFANFLYEQRRLEEAIIILTTIKTSAHLMPPWCPFVLFNEFTAHTPDDFLKEEFHARKEVEYWVPTFTLYLLISCFVDNGQTGRARDLLPELFAERDRSSEEFSYGDSCVLLGYCYLRLGEKEEALSMFKEAVDDHASDAGKYWFEKILQEDGA, from the exons ATGTCAGACGTGGCTGCAGGAAACGACGATTCCATTCATCATGCATCTCTCAAACTGTCCTTCATTATCAAGTACCTTCTTCCGGACGTAAGAGCGGACATACTTGCACTTTCTCACTCAACAAATCCATACCCAGATGGCACCCCTGGATCTTTATTACAGTCGGGCAGTGTGGCGGAGGGCATATCCCTACCAAACATGTTGATGCGTCAACCAAACGGCAAGCATATTCCTGTTAAATTCCTCTCGGACCTGGACATAATGCGTTGTGTTGGGATGGAAAAGGGAATGATGTTGGAGACATGGAAGCAGAACGCGGATTTAAAACCAAGGTTCTGCCGCTTGTTGAACCCTTCTAACAGACGGGATGTTGATGGTTTATATTATTCAGCCACTCGAGCTAAGAAAAAGCTAACGGAGACTTTCTTAAGCAGCCTAGATCATTCCTACTTTTCTCTGCCTGAAGTGCCCGAGGACAGAGCCGCCATGCTATTAGAAATACGCGAACTTCCTTTGACTCTAGATTATGTCCACGCAGTTTGTGTTGATTGGCCCAAGGAAGTCAACGAATGGCGGGAAAGGAGTCGCCCATCAAACTGGCCAAGCAGTGAGCTGATCGAGGACGTCATCAAAACAG GTATTCATCTAGTGCCAAAGCCTCATGCCTTAAGCCTACAGAAGGATGTGGAGTGGCGACTAGCATTCTCCTTGCCGGAGATAAAGCTTGCCAGAAGTCTTCGAGAGGAGCAGAGGCTGTGCTATCTGGCCGTAAAGGCACTTTACTTCATGGAGCTGAAGGAACCTACAGGCCTCAAATCGTATCATCTCAAGATGATTCTGTTTTGGGTGTGCGAGAAAACTCCGTCCAACTTGTGGACAATGAATTCTTTAGGAAGAGGTTTCTTGGTGCTGCTGGACGAACTTATCAGCTGTTTAAGGGAAGGACGCCTACCACACTACTTCGTACCCGAACTCAACTCCATCGAGCTCTTAAAGAAGGAAGACCTCGATGTCTGGGTAAGGAAGCTTGAAGCCATCCGAGCAGATCCAGTTACCTTTCTGGTTCGTTTTCACGACCGCTACAAGCGGCTGAGTGGACTCACGTTACCGCTGAATGAAGATGATGCCTTAAATGACACCAACAGGTACGCCAAAGGCATCCGTCTCGTAGCAAGACGCAGTGAAAGCGGAGATTACAACAAGGCGTTCACCAACGCACTTTTGGAGATCGGTTTTTGCTATGCCGTTGAGGGAAAGTTCCTGGATATGACCCATCTCGCAGCACATCTAGAATCGCTTAAATACGAAGTCACCATGGACGAAGCTCCGATCATGATGGAAGGGCATCTAGCAAGAGTGAAGCTTCTCATTCGTTTCATGGAAGCACTGGTTCAGTACGTCTCAGACAATGAAGAAGAAAATCCATCTCATAGGATGATGGTGATGGTTAAAATTAGCCTGGCACGGCTGCAGCATGAAGCTGCTAATGTCACTGAAAGTCCATCTCATAGGGATTCCTTCTTGACTAAGGCTTACGAAGGTTTTACCAAGATCGTCAGCTCTGTTCATCACGATACAAGCAGCGCGCTGCTTTTCGCCAACTTTTTGTATGAGCAGCGGCGTTTGGAAGAAGCCATAATTATCTTGACGACCATCAAAACTTCCGCACACCTCATGCCACCTTGGTGCCCTTTCGTTTTATTCAACGAGTTCACCGCCCACACCCCAGACGATTTTCTGAAAGAAGAATTTCATGCGCGCAAGGAGGTGGAGTATTGGGTGCCTACATTTACCCTCTATTTGTTAATCTCTTGTTTCGTGGATAACGGACAAACCGGGAGAGCTCGAGACTTGCTTCCTGAGCTGTTTGCAGAACGTGATCGATCCTCAGAGGAATTTTCTTATGGCGATTCATGCGTCTTACTGGGATATTGCTACTTGAGGCTTGGAGAGAAGGAAGAAGCACTGAGTATGTTCAAGGAGGCAGTGGATGACCACGCGTCTGACGCAGGCAAATACTGGTTCGAAAAGATCCTACAAGAAGACGGTGCATGA